The window CTGACCTATGTCCAGAGCAATTGACTGGGAAGCCACGCAGCCTGTATGGGAGTCCAACCCCGACGTGGTGGCCGCCTGGGCCTTCGGTTCGGCGCGCGACGGCGAATTGCGCTGGGGGAGTGACGTCGACATCGGCGTGCTGCTGGCGCGGCGGCCGACGTTCGACGAACAACTCGATTTGCTCGGCCGGCTGCAAGACGCGCTTCAACTGGACGAGGTCGATCTCGTCATCCTGAACGACGCTAACGCCATCCTGCG is drawn from Candidatus Promineifilum breve and contains these coding sequences:
- the mntA gene encoding type VII toxin-antitoxin system MntA family adenylyltransferase antitoxin, which produces MSRAIDWEATQPVWESNPDVVAAWAFGSARDGELRWGSDVDIGVLLARRPTFDEQLDLLGRLQDALQLDEVDLVILNDANAILRFEAVSGKRLFVRDMSALAEFVSLTAREYEDEMAQWERAVRLYWRAPTK